One window of Oncorhynchus masou masou isolate Uvic2021 chromosome 28, UVic_Omas_1.1, whole genome shotgun sequence genomic DNA carries:
- the LOC135518653 gene encoding uncharacterized protein LOC135518653 isoform X1, translating to MYFSFILLIYAAGVVVKESCADLVPTPTIVFSPGYINVATPVTIRCESSKGTECKFYKDHDPNPIRKLDYKQGACQFKLFWNEFKRWNKTEVDLSCVILQNREGETIKTSKPSDARRLNVGDPIGNPSVNALKIGKYLNLRCEAKAGTSCYFHLNNGDSHFKKVPYKDNVCVERVAVEELQRKRSSAGEIFITCAVELVVEGEDTVTSQHSEPLGITIDVRIPPGATNSPSTFSLIIPVQDETSNNATAQEREFISEISFYQYTSLRAVVYAIILSMEFVLCLLWYRRGSCLLILIHKL from the exons atgtatttttctttTATTCTTCTCATTT ATGCTGCCGGTGTTGTGGTTAAAGAAAGTTGTGCAG ATTTGGTTCCCACTCCCACTATTGTATTTTCCCCTGGGTACATCAATGTAGCTACACCTGTTACAATACGCTGTGAGTCATCAAAAGGCACAGAGTGCAAATTCTACAAAGATCACGACCCCAACCCTATAAGGAAACTGGATTACAAGCAGGGTGCTTGCCAGTTCAAGTTGTTCTGGAATGAATTCAAAAGGTGGAACAAGACTGAAGTAGATCTCAGCTGTGTAATTCTACAGAACAGAGAAGGTGAAACGATCAAAACCTCAAAACCTAGTGATGCTCGAAGACTTAATGTGGGTG ATCCAATTGGAAATCCCAGTGTTAATGCGTTAAAGATTGGGAAATACCTCAATCTTCGATGTGAGGCCAAGGCTGGCACCTCATGCTACTTTCATCTGAACAATGGTGACTCACACTTTAAAAAAGTACCCTACAAAGACAATGTCTGTGTGGAGAGAGTGGCAGTAGAGGAACtgcagaggaagaggagcagtGCTGGAGAGATCTTCATCACCTGTGCTGTGGAGCTAGTGGTAGAGGGTGAAGATACTGTGACATCACAGCATAGTGAACCCCTCGGTATCACCATAGACG tcAGAATTCCTCCAGGAGCTACTAATTCCCCATCAACGTTCAGTTTAATCATACCTGTTCAGGATGAGACAAGCAACAATGCCACAGCCCAAGAAAGAG AATTCATCTCAGAGATCTCCTTCTACCAGTATACCAGTCTTCGTGCTGTTGTCTATGCTATCATTCTGTCGATGGAATTTGTTCTGTGTCTTCTCTGGTATAGACGTGGTTCATGCCTTCTCATACTCATACACAAATTGTAA
- the LOC135518653 gene encoding uncharacterized protein LOC135518653 isoform X2, whose product MYFSFILLIYAAGVVVKESCADLVPTPTIVFSPGYINVATPVTIRCESSKGTECKFYKDHDPNPIRKLDYKQGACQFKLFWNEFKRWNKTEVDLSCVILQNREGETIKTSKPSDARRLNVGDPIGNPSVNALKIGKYLNLRCEAKAGTSCYFHLNNGDSHFKKVPYKDNVCVERVAVEELQRKRSSAGEIFITCAVELVVEGEDTVTSQHSEPLGITIDGATNSPSTFSLIIPVQDETSNNATAQEREFISEISFYQYTSLRAVVYAIILSMEFVLCLLWYRRGSCLLILIHKL is encoded by the exons atgtatttttctttTATTCTTCTCATTT ATGCTGCCGGTGTTGTGGTTAAAGAAAGTTGTGCAG ATTTGGTTCCCACTCCCACTATTGTATTTTCCCCTGGGTACATCAATGTAGCTACACCTGTTACAATACGCTGTGAGTCATCAAAAGGCACAGAGTGCAAATTCTACAAAGATCACGACCCCAACCCTATAAGGAAACTGGATTACAAGCAGGGTGCTTGCCAGTTCAAGTTGTTCTGGAATGAATTCAAAAGGTGGAACAAGACTGAAGTAGATCTCAGCTGTGTAATTCTACAGAACAGAGAAGGTGAAACGATCAAAACCTCAAAACCTAGTGATGCTCGAAGACTTAATGTGGGTG ATCCAATTGGAAATCCCAGTGTTAATGCGTTAAAGATTGGGAAATACCTCAATCTTCGATGTGAGGCCAAGGCTGGCACCTCATGCTACTTTCATCTGAACAATGGTGACTCACACTTTAAAAAAGTACCCTACAAAGACAATGTCTGTGTGGAGAGAGTGGCAGTAGAGGAACtgcagaggaagaggagcagtGCTGGAGAGATCTTCATCACCTGTGCTGTGGAGCTAGTGGTAGAGGGTGAAGATACTGTGACATCACAGCATAGTGAACCCCTCGGTATCACCATAGACG GAGCTACTAATTCCCCATCAACGTTCAGTTTAATCATACCTGTTCAGGATGAGACAAGCAACAATGCCACAGCCCAAGAAAGAG AATTCATCTCAGAGATCTCCTTCTACCAGTATACCAGTCTTCGTGCTGTTGTCTATGCTATCATTCTGTCGATGGAATTTGTTCTGTGTCTTCTCTGGTATAGACGTGGTTCATGCCTTCTCATACTCATACACAAATTGTAA
- the LOC135518654 gene encoding uncharacterized protein LOC135518654 isoform X2, with amino-acid sequence MYFSFILLIYAAGVAVKESCADLVPTPTIVFPPGYINVATPVTIRCESPKGTECKFYKDHDPNPIRKLDYKQGACQFKLFWNEFKRWNKTEVDLSCVILQNREGETIKTSKPSDARRLNVGDPIGNPSVNVFKIGKYLNLRCEAKVGTSCYFHLNNGDSHFKKLPYKDHVCVGRVAVEELQRKRSSAGEIFITCAVELVVEGEDTVTSQHSEPLGITIDGATNSPSTFSLIIPVQDETSNNATAQEREFISEISFYQYTSLRAVVYAIILSMEFVLCLLWYRRGSCLLILIHKL; translated from the exons atgtatttttctttTATTCTTCTCATTT ATGCTGCCGGTGTTGCGGTTAAAGAAAGTTGTGCAG ATTTGGTTCCCACTCCCACTATTGTATTTCCCCCTGGGTACATCAATGTAGCTACACCTGTTACAATACGCTGTGAGTCACCAAAAGGCACAGAGTGCAAATTCTACAAAGATCACGACCCCAACCCTATAAGGAAACTGGATTACAAGCAGGGTGCTTGCCAGTTCAAGTTGTTCTGGAATGAATTCAAAAGGTGGAACAAGACTGAAGTAGATCTCAGCTGTGTAATTCTACAGAACAGAGAAGGTGAAACGATCAAAACCTCAAAACCTAGTGATGCTCGAAGACTTAATGTGGGTG ATCCAATTGGAAATCCCAGTGTTAATGTGTTTAAGATTGGGAAATACCTCAATCTTCGATGTGAGGCCAAGGTTGGCACCTCATGCTACTTTCATCTGAACAATGGTGACTCACACTTTAAAAAACTACCCTACAAAGACCATGTCTGTGTGGGGAGAGTGGCAGTAGAGGAACtgcagaggaagaggagcagtGCTGGAGAGATCTTCATCACCTGTGCTGTGGAGCTAGTGGTAGAGGGTGAAGATACTGTGACATCACAGCATAGTGAACCCCTCGGTATCACCATAGACG GAGCTACTAATTCCCCATCAACGTTCAGTTTAATCATACCTGTTCAGGATGAGACAAGCAACAATGCCACAGCCCAAGAAAGAG AATTCATCTCAGAGATCTCCTTCTACCAGTATACCAGTCTTCGTGCTGTTGTCTATGCTATCATTCTGTCGATGGAATTTGTTCTGTGTCTTCTCTGGTATAGACGTGGTTCATGCCTTCTCATACTCATACACAAATTGTAA
- the LOC135518654 gene encoding uncharacterized protein LOC135518654 isoform X1: MYFSFILLIYAAGVAVKESCADLVPTPTIVFPPGYINVATPVTIRCESPKGTECKFYKDHDPNPIRKLDYKQGACQFKLFWNEFKRWNKTEVDLSCVILQNREGETIKTSKPSDARRLNVGDPIGNPSVNVFKIGKYLNLRCEAKVGTSCYFHLNNGDSHFKKLPYKDHVCVGRVAVEELQRKRSSAGEIFITCAVELVVEGEDTVTSQHSEPLGITIDVRIPPGATNSPSTFSLIIPVQDETSNNATAQEREFISEISFYQYTSLRAVVYAIILSMEFVLCLLWYRRGSCLLILIHKL, translated from the exons atgtatttttctttTATTCTTCTCATTT ATGCTGCCGGTGTTGCGGTTAAAGAAAGTTGTGCAG ATTTGGTTCCCACTCCCACTATTGTATTTCCCCCTGGGTACATCAATGTAGCTACACCTGTTACAATACGCTGTGAGTCACCAAAAGGCACAGAGTGCAAATTCTACAAAGATCACGACCCCAACCCTATAAGGAAACTGGATTACAAGCAGGGTGCTTGCCAGTTCAAGTTGTTCTGGAATGAATTCAAAAGGTGGAACAAGACTGAAGTAGATCTCAGCTGTGTAATTCTACAGAACAGAGAAGGTGAAACGATCAAAACCTCAAAACCTAGTGATGCTCGAAGACTTAATGTGGGTG ATCCAATTGGAAATCCCAGTGTTAATGTGTTTAAGATTGGGAAATACCTCAATCTTCGATGTGAGGCCAAGGTTGGCACCTCATGCTACTTTCATCTGAACAATGGTGACTCACACTTTAAAAAACTACCCTACAAAGACCATGTCTGTGTGGGGAGAGTGGCAGTAGAGGAACtgcagaggaagaggagcagtGCTGGAGAGATCTTCATCACCTGTGCTGTGGAGCTAGTGGTAGAGGGTGAAGATACTGTGACATCACAGCATAGTGAACCCCTCGGTATCACCATAGACG tcAGAATTCCTCCAGGAGCTACTAATTCCCCATCAACGTTCAGTTTAATCATACCTGTTCAGGATGAGACAAGCAACAATGCCACAGCCCAAGAAAGAG AATTCATCTCAGAGATCTCCTTCTACCAGTATACCAGTCTTCGTGCTGTTGTCTATGCTATCATTCTGTCGATGGAATTTGTTCTGTGTCTTCTCTGGTATAGACGTGGTTCATGCCTTCTCATACTCATACACAAATTGTAA